CTCTGGATCGCGCCGTGTTGAACAAAATCCTGCTGAAAGAGGAGACGCTCAAGCAGGCTGAAGGGAATGGGGACGTGAAGATTACCGGTGACAGTGCGAAGCTTGATGAAATGCTTGGCTACATGGACAAATTTGAATTCTGGTTCAACATTGTTACGCCGTAAGAGATTGTGCTCAGTAAAGCTGCCTCCGGGCAGCTTTTTTCGTTTGATAATTGAACCTGACGTCATCCTCCTGTGAAGCAGGTATACTCTGGGCTTCACAAAAGATGAAACCGGACCGCGATGAAAGACGATATCCATCAGGACATTACCTTCCGCAAGCTCAGCGTTTTTATGATGTTTATGAGTAAGGGTAATATTGCCCGTACCGCAGAGGCCTTAGGGCTCAGTAGCGTCAGCGTTCATCGGGCACTGCATACCCTGGAAGAGGGCGTGGGCTGTCCGCTGTTTGTCCATAAGGGGCGTAACCTGCTGCCGCTGCCTGCCGCCTGGACGCTGCTGGAGTACTGTCAGGACGTTATTAGCCTGATGAACAAGGGGCTGGATGAGACCCGCAAAGTGGCAGGCGTCGGGCGCGGGCGGTTGCGTATCGGCACGCTCTACTCCCTGACGCTGGAAACGGTGCCAAAAATTATCATGGGCATGAAGCTGCGTCGGCCTTCGCTGGAGCTGGATTTAACCATGGGCTCTAACCAGATGCTGCTGGATATGCTCGAGGACGACGCGCTGGATGCGATCCTGATCTCCACCGACGAAGGTGAATTTGCCGGTTCTAAATTCGACGTTGTGCCGCTGTTTCATGACGATATCTTTCTTGCCGCGCCGGGAAGTGAAAAGCTCAACGCCACGCAAACGGCAGATTTACGTGACTATGCGGATCGGAAATTTGTTTCACTGGCTGAAGGTTTCGCCACCTACGCTGGTTTCCAGGAAGCCTTTAATATTGCTGGATTTGAGCCGGAGATTGTCACCCGCGTAAATGACATTTTCTCGATGATAAGTCTGGTGCAGGCGGGGGTGGGCTTTTCCCTTATCCCCGGGCGTATGAAAAAGGTCTACGAGAATGACGTCCAGCTTCTGAAGCTGGCGGAGCCCTATCAGATGCGCCAGCTGATTTCGATTGTCTATATGCATCACCGCGAGCGGGACCAGGATCTGCTGGCGCTCGCGGCAGAAGGGCGGATGTACGCCCGTGGGCTGGTGGTTTAATTCTGGCGGTTAAGCCGTTTCACCAGATGCTGCACCACTTCAATGCTGTTACGTTCCCGGCAAATCGCATCGCCCTGCCAGCCTGCGAGATGGGTAAGCCCTGTCAGGACGCTGCCCGGCGGCATTTCAATTGCCAGACGCGCGTCGCGCTGGTTGGCAGAAACCATGGCGTCCTGCCACTGGACGGTGCGGGCCATATTAAACGCCAGATCGTCGGCGATTTTTTGCGGTTCCCACAGCACCCGCGCCGTCGAACCGCTCAGATAGGTGCAGTAAGGGCGTGACAACGTCACGGATTGAAAGGCCTGCGCCAGCCTTGCCGCCGGTTTATCCAGCAATGCGCAGTGGGAAGGAACGCTGACGGCCAGCCGGGTGGCTTTACTGGCTCCCGCATCCAGCGCTTTTTGCGCGACGTTCGCCATCTCGTCATCGCGACCGGCGATCACAATCTGCGTTTCCGCATTGAGGTTAGCGATATACGTCTCGCTGCCCGCCATCAGTTTTTCCAGCTGCGAAAGCTGCAAACCCACAATGGCCGTCAGGCCGTAACCCTGCGGATAGGCCTGCTCCATCAGCTCGCCTCGTAACGCCACCAGGCGAAGGGCATCTTTAAAGTCGAGTGCGCCAGCGATCACGGCCGCAGGATAAGCCCCAATGGAGAGGCCGCTGACCATATCCGGTTTGACGTTGTGGGCAATTAACTCGCGGGCCCAGGCGACACCGGCGATCAACAAACACAGCTGAACCGCTCGGGTATGTTTCAACGATGCTTCGCTGTCCAGTTGGTATGTCTCATCCCCCAGAACGGCGCTCACGTCGTTGAGAATGGCTTCACGATCGGGAATATGATGCAGCATGCCAGCGCGTTGCGTGCCCTGGCCTGGAAAGGTAAAGAGGATTTTCATTCTGGCTCCCTGTGCCATGGCGTGGCGGTCAGCTGCGGGCCGGTGGCCGTTTTAAGCAGGACGCGTCCTTCGCGGAGCCACTCATTAAGCGCAAAAGCGCCTGAGGGTGTCTCGACCTGGGTATCGGCGCGGCAGGGCAATTTTTCGGCCTGAGCCTGCCACTGACGCAGTTCCTCGTCGGTCAACGGCTGCGGGGCGCGGATAAGCAAATCGAGATCGCTGTCGGCATGAAGCACAGGTATCTCCGTTGCCAGCGCATATGCGGTACTACCGGTAATGCCCCAGTGCCAGGGCCATGCGAAGGTGGTAAGCAAAATAGCCGCCTGGAGAGGCGGCTGAGAAACAAAAGGCGAGTGCAGGAGGCGTTCGCGTTCAGCCAGCGTTTCCGGCGACATCACGCGGGAAACGCTTTCTGCCTTCACCCATCCCGCGGCGCGTTGTTCGCGCTTCATGCCGCGCACGCCAACCGGAATATCCTGCTGCGCATTCACATCGCGCCGGACCACAACGGGCAAACCGGTATGCCACTGGTTTGCTACCCATGCCTCCTGAATATCAAGGAGAGCATCACGGCTTTTCAGCCACAGTAAGTCGTGAGGGCGCGGTGTGAACGTCATTTTAAATACCTGAAGTGAGTGTGATAAACAGCGGTAACGACAGGATACACAGAACGGAGCTCAACAGCAGCACGGCTTCTGCATCCGGTGACTGCACGCCAAAGCGGTTGCCGAACACCACACCGAAGAAACCGGCAGACAACGCAATCATCAGGATCGCGGTGATAGCCACGGAGCCATGCAGACCAAAGGCGATAACGATACCCCAGGCGATGAACGGCTGGATCAGCAGTTTGGTGACCGTCGCGATCCCGACCATGGCGTTCAGCTTCAGCTTGCGGGCCGAGAGGATCACACCGGTCAGGAACAGCGCCGCCGCGGTTGCCGAGAGGCCCAGAGGCTTAATTGCAGCCAGCAGCAGGTCCGGCATTTTGATACCGATAGCGGACAGAATCACCCCGAGCAGCGGGCCCATCACGATAGGTTTTTTCAGTGAACGCCACATCAGTACCGGCAGCATCGCAAGGGTAGAACCGCTGTTTTCCCCCGCGGCACGCGCTTTCTCACGCTCCAGGATCAGCAGACAGAACGGCGTCATCAGTACCGAACCACAGGCGATAGAGACCGCGACCGACAGAGAGGTGGCAGAGCCTTCACCCAGCACGCTGCCCAGAATAGGCAGGCCCAGTGCGGCATAGTTTGGCAGGGCCACAGTCAGCGTCAACACGGCGGCATCCTGCGGTGACTTTTTAAAGATGCTGGTGGCGGTAAAGTAGATCGCCGCATAGGT
This DNA window, taken from Leclercia adecarboxylata, encodes the following:
- the mdcH gene encoding malonate decarboxylase subunit epsilon, coding for MKILFTFPGQGTQRAGMLHHIPDREAILNDVSAVLGDETYQLDSEASLKHTRAVQLCLLIAGVAWARELIAHNVKPDMVSGLSIGAYPAAVIAGALDFKDALRLVALRGELMEQAYPQGYGLTAIVGLQLSQLEKLMAGSETYIANLNAETQIVIAGRDDEMANVAQKALDAGASKATRLAVSVPSHCALLDKPAARLAQAFQSVTLSRPYCTYLSGSTARVLWEPQKIADDLAFNMARTVQWQDAMVSANQRDARLAIEMPPGSVLTGLTHLAGWQGDAICRERNSIEVVQHLVKRLNRQN
- a CDS encoding LysR family transcriptional regulator — its product is MKDDIHQDITFRKLSVFMMFMSKGNIARTAEALGLSSVSVHRALHTLEEGVGCPLFVHKGRNLLPLPAAWTLLEYCQDVISLMNKGLDETRKVAGVGRGRLRIGTLYSLTLETVPKIIMGMKLRRPSLELDLTMGSNQMLLDMLEDDALDAILISTDEGEFAGSKFDVVPLFHDDIFLAAPGSEKLNATQTADLRDYADRKFVSLAEGFATYAGFQEAFNIAGFEPEIVTRVNDIFSMISLVQAGVGFSLIPGRMKKVYENDVQLLKLAEPYQMRQLISIVYMHHRERDQDLLALAAEGRMYARGLVV
- a CDS encoding AEC family transporter, producing the protein MTYVIVHALAPIFIIMLLGFWAGKAKMVDNKNVSLLNIFVMDFALPAALFSATVQTPWAGIVAQSPLIVVLTGAMWITYAAIYFTATSIFKKSPQDAAVLTLTVALPNYAALGLPILGSVLGEGSATSLSVAVSIACGSVLMTPFCLLILEREKARAAGENSGSTLAMLPVLMWRSLKKPIVMGPLLGVILSAIGIKMPDLLLAAIKPLGLSATAAALFLTGVILSARKLKLNAMVGIATVTKLLIQPFIAWGIVIAFGLHGSVAITAILMIALSAGFFGVVFGNRFGVQSPDAEAVLLLSSVLCILSLPLFITLTSGI
- a CDS encoding malonate decarboxylase holo-ACP synthase → MTFTPRPHDLLWLKSRDALLDIQEAWVANQWHTGLPVVVRRDVNAQQDIPVGVRGMKREQRAAGWVKAESVSRVMSPETLAERERLLHSPFVSQPPLQAAILLTTFAWPWHWGITGSTAYALATEIPVLHADSDLDLLIRAPQPLTDEELRQWQAQAEKLPCRADTQVETPSGAFALNEWLREGRVLLKTATGPQLTATPWHREPE